CTCCGCCGACAGGTCGACCGTCAGCAGGGTGGTGACGAAGAAGGGGTCGCCCGACAGCTCCATCTGCACCGCCTCGAAGCTCCCCTCGGGGATCGTCACCGTTCGGGGTGCTCCGACGCGCACGTAGAGATTGAACGAGACCCCTCCGGCCGTTCCCTGGAGGAGCTGGGTGTTGCCCCCGGCCCAGGCGGGGTCGAAGAGCACCTCGTCGGGCTCGAAGACCAGGCTCAACGCGGGCTCCACCTGGCCGGGGCAGAACAGTGTGGCGGTGTCGACGGTGAGGCGTCCGTTCGGTTCCACGTCGGCGACCCAATCGATCACGCAGCCCTGGCCGATCACGACGAAGGATGCGCGCCCGGCGTCGAAGGGATCGATGGCGAGCCGGGACTCGTCGGCCACGTTGCCGAACACGTAGGTCCGCGGTGCGTCGTCGGGCCAGTAGTCGGCGGCCGGAGTCGGCGTGGCCGCCGCCACGAGGAACATCAGGAACAGGGCGCAGGAGACCCACCGGGCGGCGGTCGCCGCCGGGGGCCACGAAGTCCTCATGATGACGTCTCCGCAGGGGGATTCGGGACGGCGACAAGAGTAGGCGATCGTCGCCCGCCGAGGCAAACCGGCTACTGCTCGCTCAACCGTTGCACCGCGTCGCGGGGGCCGACGGCCACGACCATGTCACCGAGTTGCAGCTCGGTGTCGGGTCCTGGAACCATCTCCACCCTCTGATCGGTGAGCGATCCGTCCCGCCGGCGACGCAGCATGACGATCTGCACACCGAGCGTCCGGCGCACGTCGAGTTCACGCAGCGATCGGCCCACGAAGGACCCCGGCACGTCGACCTGCTTCATCCAGTGGTCCTCGCCGAGGTGGATGGCGTCGGCCTCGCTGCTCGAGAGACCACCGGCGAGTTCGGCCACCATGTCGCGCTTCATCAACTCGCGATGGTAGGCCTCGAGCAGGTGTGCACGCGTGACGGTCCCGAGGAAACGACGCGACTCGAGATCGGTGACCACCGGCAGCTCCTCGCGGTTCTTGCCACCGAAGATCCGCATGACACGATCGAGGTCGTCCTCGGGCGTGACCACCGGAACGTCGTCGCGCGCGAGGTCGGCGGCGATCACCAGATCACGCAACGTTCCGGCGTCGACCAGGGCATTGCGCATCTCCGGGGTGCCGATCGCGCCGACCAGGCGGTCGTCGTCGTCGATCACGTAGAAGTAGGTGATGCCGTCGCGCGTCGCGGCGTCGACGATCTCACCGAGGTGCGTGGACGGCTGCACCGTCGCCGCGTGCTCGTCCATGACCTCGTGCACACGCAACGAGCGCAGGACGTTCACCTCGCGGCCCGCGCTCAGGTCGATCCCGCGGCGCAGCAGCTTGTGGGTGTAGATGTTGGCCTTGTCCAGACGGGTCGTCACCAGCGTCGACAGGATACACGCGGCCATGAGGGGAACGATCAACGAATAGTCGTAGGTCAGTTCGAAGATGATCAGGATGGCGGTGAGCGGCGCGTGCGTGGCGCCGGCCACCACCGCTCCCATGCCGACGAGCGCGTAGGCCCCGATCGGTCCCGACCACTCCGGCATGATCTGGTTGGCCACCCATCCGACGAGACCGCCGGTCATGGCCCCGATGAAAAGCGACGGCGCGAACACACCCCCCGAACCACCGGCCGCCAGCGTGACCGACGTCATCAGGACCTTCACCACCAGGAGGACCCCGAGCATCCGCAGCTCGAGCTCACCGCGCAGCGCGCCCTCGATCGCCTCGTAGCCCACGCCGAAGATCTCGGGGAACTGCAGGCCGACCACGCCGACCACGGCGAAGCCGATCGGCGTCAACAACCAGCCCGGCACCGGGAGTCGCTCGGCGACGTCCTCGAAGCCGTAGAGGACCCGCACGAAGGCCACCGCGACCACGGCCGCGACCACACCGAGCACGGCGTAGGCGAGCATCTCCACCGGGTGCCCCATGCCGTAGTCGGGCACCACGAAGGCCGGGACGTCGCCGAGGTGCACCCGGGCGACGACGGTGGCGACGACCGAGGCGATGACGATCGGGCTGAAGGCGCTCACCGCGAAGTCGCCGAGGATGATCTCGACGGCGAAGATCGCGCCGGCGATCGGCGCGTTGAAGGTGGCCGCGATGCCGGCCGCTGCGCCGCAGCCGACGAGTGTGCGCAGGCGCCGGCCACTGACCTTCAACACCTGGCCCAGCGTCGACCCGAGGGCCGCACCGATCTGCACGATCGGTCCCTCGCGGCCCACCGAGCCTCCGCTGGCGATCGACACCGCCGAGGCCAGGCTCTTCACGATGACCACGCGAGCACGGATGAAGCCGTGGTTGAGCGCGACGGCGGCCATGACCTCGGGCACGCCGTGACCCCTCGCCTCGCGCGCGAAGAAGTGCACCAGCGGTCCCACGATCGCCCCGCCCACCACCGGGACCAGGACGACCCACCACCACGGCTTGTCGCGGACGAGATCGAGGGTGAGGGGGACCTCCGACCAGGCGACCTCCTGCAGGGAAGCGATCAGCCAACGGAAGGCCACGGCACCGTAGCCGCCGAGGACCCCTACGACGAGGCCGGCGACCACCATGAAGGTGCGCTCGCTCATGCGCAGGCGCGCGAGTGGACCCCCGAGGGCCCGCGTCGAGACGATGTCGCGGTCGTGGTCCATGGGAATCCCGGTCCGAGCGGAAAGCTCGCAGCCTAGCACCATGGCGCGAGGACCGCACGTGCGAGGGGGCGCCTCGCCGGAGACGCCCCCTCGCCGATCCTCCGATCGGTGCGGCTCGTGGTGTCGGTGATCGGTTCCGCTCGACGGGGCGCTGCGAAACCCCGGTTCGGTGCATCACCCGGCCGGTCTCGGCACCGGGGCCAGGCGCGGGATCGGTCGGTCTCCGTGGGGCCGCCGCGGGAGGTGTCGCTCGGGGCAGGGTGTGGGGCAGCGGGAGCACCGACGCCGCGCACCCTAGCGTTCCTGCGTGAAGCTACCCTGAATGCCCGATGAAATCCCGCCGAAGCTACGGCCGAAGGCCACAACAGTAGAGCCCCAGGTCGCCCGAGCGACCGTCACTCTTCCAGACCGAATCCACGTGCAACCCGTTGTTTTCCAATAGTCTCACCAGGGTGTCCGGCTCGAAATGGTGGACGTAGCGGACTCCCCGGCCGCCCTGGCGCCAGTCCACGAGCAGGTCGCCCGGTTCCACGGCGTCGTCGTCGAGGTCGATCGTCGACCAGGGGAGGATCCGATCGGCGAAGCGCGGCCGGTGCAGGATCTGCCAGACCGACACCGCCCACCGGCCGCCGAGCTCGAGACAGGCGGCGAACTCGCGGACGAAGGCGGCCCGCTCCGCGGCGCCCGGCACGTGGTGGAGCACCGAGAAGCTCACCGCGTGGCCGAAACGCCCGACCTCGCGGTGCCACGGCGTGCCGACCAGGTCGACCTCGCGCAGGTCGAAGCCCGGCTGGTCCGGGCGCGGACGCGCACCGAGCAGCGCCGCGGCGTTGTCGAGGCCCAGGTAGCGCGACCGACCGTCCACCCAGGCCGGTCCGAGGGTGCCGTCGACCCACGCGTGACCCACCCGGGCATCGCCGCAACCCACGTCGAGCAGGTCGCCCACCGCACCCCAGCGTTCGAAGGTCGCCACGATCCCCGGGTGCAGTCGGCTCCGCGACGCCGAGAACTCTCCGGCGAATTCCTCGTAGAACGCGCGGTTCAGGGCGACCAGACGACGAACGATGGCACGGTCCACGGTCTTCTCGCTATCCTCTGCACATGAAGCGACCCACCGATCTCTCCGCGACCGCCGTGGTCGAACTCGGCGAACGCCTCGGTCCCGCCCTCGACACCATTGCGGAACTCGAGCGCGTGGACGACCAAGCCGTCCTCAAGGTGCTGCGCGCGCACCCGCGCCCCGGCGGAGGACTCTACCGCAAGAGCGAGCTCGTCGCCGCCTACCAGCACCAGGTGCGCGCGGGTGTCCGCACGGCCGACGACGAACTGCTGCGCCGGATCCGCATGAAGCCCGTGCGCACGCTCTCCGGGGTGACCCCGGTGACGGTCCTGACCAAGCCGTGGCCGTGCCCCGGCCGGTGCATCTTCTGCCCGACCGACGTCCGCATGCCCAAGAGCTACCTGCACGACGAGCCGGGGGCCATGCGCGCCGA
This is a stretch of genomic DNA from Candidatus Krumholzibacteriia bacterium. It encodes these proteins:
- a CDS encoding class I SAM-dependent methyltransferase, whose protein sequence is MDRAIVRRLVALNRAFYEEFAGEFSASRSRLHPGIVATFERWGAVGDLLDVGCGDARVGHAWVDGTLGPAWVDGRSRYLGLDNAAALLGARPRPDQPGFDLREVDLVGTPWHREVGRFGHAVSFSVLHHVPGAAERAAFVREFAACLELGGRWAVSVWQILHRPRFADRILPWSTIDLDDDAVEPGDLLVDWRQGGRGVRYVHHFEPDTLVRLLENNGLHVDSVWKSDGRSGDLGLYCCGLRP
- a CDS encoding chloride channel protein, which codes for MDHDRDIVSTRALGGPLARLRMSERTFMVVAGLVVGVLGGYGAVAFRWLIASLQEVAWSEVPLTLDLVRDKPWWWVVLVPVVGGAIVGPLVHFFAREARGHGVPEVMAAVALNHGFIRARVVIVKSLASAVSIASGGSVGREGPIVQIGAALGSTLGQVLKVSGRRLRTLVGCGAAAGIAATFNAPIAGAIFAVEIILGDFAVSAFSPIVIASVVATVVARVHLGDVPAFVVPDYGMGHPVEMLAYAVLGVVAAVVAVAFVRVLYGFEDVAERLPVPGWLLTPIGFAVVGVVGLQFPEIFGVGYEAIEGALRGELELRMLGVLLVVKVLMTSVTLAAGGSGGVFAPSLFIGAMTGGLVGWVANQIMPEWSGPIGAYALVGMGAVVAGATHAPLTAILIIFELTYDYSLIVPLMAACILSTLVTTRLDKANIYTHKLLRRGIDLSAGREVNVLRSLRVHEVMDEHAATVQPSTHLGEIVDAATRDGITYFYVIDDDDRLVGAIGTPEMRNALVDAGTLRDLVIAADLARDDVPVVTPEDDLDRVMRIFGGKNREELPVVTDLESRRFLGTVTRAHLLEAYHRELMKRDMVAELAGGLSSSEADAIHLGEDHWMKQVDVPGSFVGRSLRELDVRRTLGVQIVMLRRRRDGSLTDQRVEMVPGPDTELQLGDMVVAVGPRDAVQRLSEQ